DNA from Gracilinanus agilis isolate LMUSP501 unplaced genomic scaffold, AgileGrace unplaced_scaffold23271, whole genome shotgun sequence:
CAACGCCCGCGACGACGACTTCAAGGCGCCGCTGCACAAGGCCGCCTGGAACTGCGACCAGGCGGCCATGCGGCTGCTGCTCGAGGCGGGCGCCGAGGCCAACCTGCTGGACGTCAACGGCTGCGCCGCCATCCAGTACGTGCTGAAGGTGACGCCGGTGCGGCCCGCCGCCCGCCCGCACCTCTGCTACCAGCTGCTGCTCAACCACGGCGCGGCGCGCATCTACCCGCCCCAGTTCCACAAGGTGAGCCGGCccgcccctccccctcccggCTGGGGGCACGTGGCCAAATGGGGGCGGGGCTTGGGCTCCGCGAGGACCAACCGCGGAGGGAAGCCAGGGGGCGGGGCAGAGGCTTGGCCGGGGGCCCCCCCTGGGTCCCAGGTTCTTCCGTAAGGTGTGGTAGACTAGAGGCAGgaagccccgagttcaaatccagcctccgaaGCTTGCTGGGTCACCCCGGGCTGGCGCACCCTTAACTCCCGGACGGCCGCTTGTTGGGCCTCGCCTGGGCCCCCGGCACCGTCCCGGCGCACTGGAGGGGCTTCAGAAATGCCTCCTTTCGTCCTTCCACTCATGCGTGTCATCGGCGACTCCGACTAACAGGGCAGAGAAGGCTCTCTGGAGGGTCCGGCCTGGGCGCCCCATTGGGCTGCCCCCCTC
Protein-coding regions in this window:
- the LOC123254489 gene encoding ankyrin repeat and SOCS box protein 4-like; the encoded protein is LAELAAFYVQHGALVDSVNAHLETPLALAAYWALRFREQEYSAPHHRLCRLLLAAKAQVNARDDDFKAPLHKAAWNCDQAAMRLLLEAGAEANLLDVNGCAAIQYVLKVTPVRPAARPHLCYQLLLNHGAARIYPPQFHK